TCACGGTGTGGCTCCAGGGCGGAGGCACCTGGGGAGCCGAGCTCGCCGACACGGGTGACTTCTACGCGACCAGCCAGGCCCAGGGGCTCCTGGGTCACAGCTCAAACATCTACCGTTCGGAGTCTGAGGCCTGGCTCACGTTCGTCGACGCGGCCAACCGGAGACTCGTCGTTCATCCGTTGGAGCCGAGCAGGGTGATGGCGAGGGAAGCGGACCCTACGGGTGGAGTTCGAGCGCTCCTCGAGGATGGCACCCTCAAGGCCTACAGCGCGACCGGACAGCTCCTCTGGCACACCTCCGTCTCCGAGCGCCTGAACGGCAGGGGGTGGAGGCTGGGCGTGAACACCCAGGGCCACACCCTCGTGCTGGCTGTGGGCCCGATGGATTCGGGAGCGGCGCCGATAGAGGCACTCTGGGTGGAGGTCAGGAGTGGATGCGGGGGCGCATGGCAAGGAATCGCACTTGCGCCCCGCCATCACTCGCCGCCGCTCGGCACGCAGTCCCCCGCGTCCGCGTCGCCCGCGTCCACGCTGCCTCCATCCACGTCCGCTCGCACGTCGCAGTTGCCCGCGTCCGGCGGCTCCACACACTCGAAGGTCCCGTCCTCGCAAGGAGGCATCCCGTAGCAGGCCATGAGCGTGAGCGCCGTCGCGCTGGCCCCCGTGAGCGTCCACAGCGTGGCCACCCACGAAGCCCTCCGAGGAGGACGCCCCGGGCCCAGGGGTCGCTGGCAGTGGAGGCACGCCCGGGCGGCGGCGGGATTGAAGCCCTGGCAGGACGGGCAGCTGGACAGCGAAGACATGCAGGACATCCTTGTCGGAGTGGGGGCTGAAGCCGGCCGGCTCAGAGCAAGCTCAATGCCAGCAAGCACCCCAGGCGGTCCTCAGTAGACCTGTCGCGCGCCCCGAGTGGAAGCCGGCCGATCCCGACATGGGTGTCAGGGTTGTCCACGAAAGACATGCCCTCCTAGGCTGCGCCGCATGGTGAAGCGTCGCCTGGATGTGGGCCGTGCCGACTACCACCCCGCCTATGTGGTGTGGGAGCTGACGCTCGCGTGTGATCAACCCTGCACGCACTGCGGTTCGCGGGCGGGCACCGCGCGGCCCGGGGAGCTGGGCACGCAGGAGGCCCTGGACGTCGTGACGCAGCTGGCGGCGATGCGCTCCCGGGAGGTGGTGCTCATTGGCGGCGAGGCGTACCTGCACCCCGGCTTCCTCGACATCATCCGCGCGCTGAAGGCCGCGGGCATCCGGCCGGGCCTGACGACGGGGGGACGCGGCATCACCGCGGAGCTGGCCGCGCGGATGGCGGAGGCGGGGCTGTACGCGGCGTCGGTCAGCATCGACGGGCTGGAGGCCACGCACGACATCATGCGCGCGGCCCGGGGCAGCTTCGCTTCCGCGACCGCGGCGCTCGGCTTCCTGAAGGCGGCGGGCGTGCGCACCGCCGCCAACACCAACCTCAACCGGCTCAACCAGGGCGACCTGGAGGGCCTCTACGCGCACCTGCGCACGCAGGGCATCGGGGCGTGGCAGGTGCAGATCACCGCGCCGCTGGGACGCGCGGCGGACCGCCCGGACCTGCTGCTGCAGCCGTGGGACCTGGTGGACCTGATGCCGCGCATCGACCGGCTGAAGCTGCACGCCCGCCAGGACCGCATCACCGTCATGCCAGGCAACAACCTGGGCTACTTCGGGCCGGAGGAGGCGCGGCTGCGCTCCGTGCACGCGGACGGGCGGGACCACTGGCAGGGCTGTCAGGCGGGCAGGTACGTGCTGGGCATCGAGTCCAACGGCGCCGTGAAGGGCTGCCCCTCCCTCCAGAGCGCCCACTACGTGGGAGGCAACCTGCGCGAAGCGCCGCTGGAGCGCATCTGGAGCGACGCGCCCCAGCTCGCCTTCACGCGCACGCGCACGGTGGAGGACCTGTGGGGCTTCTGCCGGACGTGCCCGTTCGCCGAGACGTGCATGGCCGGGTGCAGCTTCACCGCGCACGCCCTGTTCGGCCGGCCGGGAAACAACCCCTACTGCCACTACCGCGCGAAGGCCCGCGCCGCGGAAGGCGTGCGGGAGCGGCTGCTGCCCAGGGCCCCCGCGCCCGGCACGCCCTTCGACCACGGCCTCTTTGAAATCGTGGAGGAGCCGCTGGACGCGCCCGACCCGAAGCCGGAGCTGAAGCGCGAATACGTCAAGACGAAGCGCTGGCCCCGGCCCGCCGCGTGAGGCGCGCCGGGAGGCTCAGAGCTTGCTGCTGTAGTTGGACATGAAGGGCGTGAAGCCGCGCCGGCGCAGGGCGTCCCGCTCCGCCAGCAGCGCGGCCAGGGCCTCCTCGCGCGTGGCGTAGTGGTTCACCGCCGCGCCGTTGATGACGCCGCTGGTGGAGATGAACATGCGCGTCATCTCATCGCCGCCGTAGCGGAACGAGCGGTGCGTGTTGCGCTCCAGCACCTCGCGGCGCTCCTTGCCGAAGGTGCGCCCCGCGGTGTGGCGCACCACCAGTCCGTCCAGGTTGATGAGCAGGTCCACCCGGCCGTTGAACTTCGCGAACTGGGCCTCCACCTCGCGACACCAGCGGTACACGTCCTCGTCCGACGCGAGGATGCAGTCGGTGAAGTTCGCCGTGACCACGTCGTGCTCGGCGTCGTGTACGAAGGACATGCTCCAGGCCATCACGCTTGCTCCTGCTTCCCGTTCCAACCGACTGGCGGATGCTGCTTCAAGCCTGGGCGGAGCTGCCCGCGAGGAACGCCGCCACCAACGCCGCCGTCTCCGCCGGGCGCTCCACCTGGGGGTAGTGGCCCGGCCCCGGCAGGTGCGTCAGGCGCGCGTTCTGGATGAGCGCCACCACCGCCTGCTTCAGGAACAGGGGCGGCAGGAACGGATCATCCGTGGCCACCACCAGCGTGGGCGCCGTGATGGCCGCCAGCCGGTCCGCGAAGCCTCCCGCCGTCCAGGCGTCGAAGCACTGCTCGATGGCCTCCTTCGACACGCCCCCGGCGTCCTTCAACATCCCCTCCAGCGACTCGGGCGACAGCTGCTTGCAGGCCAGGCCCAGGATGGTCGCCTGCTTCTGCCGGTCTCCCGCGGACGTGCGGAACAGGCCCGCCGCGTCCGGAGGCAGCGGCAGCCCCGACGCGGGCACCGAGTTGAGCAGCACCAGCCCCGACACGCGCCCGGGCGCTTCGGACGCCACCCACTTGGCGATCTGCCCGCCCATGCTGTGGCCCACCAGCGCGAAGCGCTTCGCCCCCGCGTGGTCCGCCACCGCGAGCACGTCCTTCGCGTACTGCTCCAGCGAGAAGCCGGACGCGGGCCGCCCGGACGCGCCGGTGCCGCGGTGGTCCGGCACCACCATCCGGAGCCCCGTCATGTCCAGCTTCTCCAGCATCGCGTCCCACACCGCGCCGGACATCATCCACCCATGCACCAGCACCACGGTGCGGGGTCCATCTCCCAGCACCCGGTAATGCAGTGGCGTGCCATCCGTCGCGATCGTCGTGGGCATGAGGGGAATCCTTACTCCGGGGGGAGTGGGTCAAGCAGGGTTAGACGGAAACTGTAGCAAGCCACGACCAGACAGGGGCGTCCATATGCTCGGGGGTTGCCTGTTCCGGGAAGGAGCGGGCTTCCCCAGGGGGTAGGGCTCGGCGGAATGAAGGGTGGGAGCGGGTGCGCGCTCTGGCAGACTGCGGCGCGTCATGACGGACGACGCGCGGATGGGGACGGCGGGAGCGAAGCGCACGGTGTACTGCGAGGACGCGCTGGCGTGGCTGGACGCGCGCCCGGTGCTGGAGGGGTGCTCGGTGGTGGCGTCCATGCCGGACGTCTCCGAGTTCCCCTCCCTCACGCTGCCCCAGTGGAAGGACTGGTTCGTGGGGGCGGCGGCGCGGGTGCTGTCGCGGGTGCCGGAGGACGGGGTGGCGGTGTTCTACCAGTCCGACGTGAAGAAGGACGGGGCCTGGGTGGACAAGGGCTACCTGGTGTCCAAGGCGGCGGAGGCTGCGGGCTGCGAGACGCTCTGGCACAAGGTGGTGTGCCGCAGGACGCCGGGCACGGTGACGTTCGGGCGGCCCGCGTACTCGCACCTGCTGTGCTTCTCCCGGGGGCTGAAGGCGGACCCGGCGAAGTCCACCGCGGACGTGCTGCCGGAGGCCGGCGAGGTGACGTGGACGCGCGGCATGGGGCTGGCCGCGTGCCTGGTGGCGTGCCGCTTCATCCTGGAGCAGACGCGCACGCGCACGGTGGTGGATCCATTCTGCGGCCACGGCACCGCGCTCGCGGTGGCCAACGCGCTGGGCCTGGACGCGGTGGGCGTGGAGTTGAGCCGCAAGCGCGCCCGCCGGGCCCGCAACCTCCAGGCCTCGTGGAATGGCTCCAGGCTGGTGCTGCTGCCCGGCGCGGGCGGGGGCCCGGCGCCGGACGACGCGCCGGACGACTCGCCGGACGACGCGTGAGGCCTCAGGCCGCCCGGGCCGCTTCGAGCGCCGCCGCCACGTCCTTCTCCAGCACGCCCAGGAACGCCTCGAACAGGCGCGCCTCCAGCGCGAGCGCGGGCTCCAGCGTCGCGCCCACCGTCGCCAGGCGCGCTTCGCAGGCCTCTTCGATGGTGCGCCGGTGGTTCTGCTCCTCCACCACCACGCGGCCCAGCTCCTCGCGCACGACCGCGTGCCGCGTCGCCGCCTTGTAGAGCGGGTAGAGCACCATGGCCCGGCGCTCCACCACCGCCGTGGTGAGCAGGTAGTGCAGGTGCACGTCCGTCCGTCCCGTCACCTGCATGGCCCACGTCGCCAGCTCGCGGTCCAGCGACTGGAACCACGTGGAGGCCGCGCCCACGCTCAGGAACTCCGTCACGTCCTCGCGGCCCGCCACCTCACACGCCAGCCGTTTGAAGGTGAAGGCGTGGCGCGTCTCGTCCGCCAGGTGCCCCAGCACCTCCAGCGTCGGATGCCGGTCCGCCACCGTGCGCGAAATCTTCCGCGCCCCGATGAACTCCAGCAGCGACAACGTGTGCAGCCACCGCACCTCCAGCTCGGAGGACTGGGCCAGCTGCCGCAACACCGCCTGGATTCTGTCACGCATGGGCGCCCCCTCTACCCCGCCCCGCACGCGCGCCCAGGAAAATCTCAAGGCACTCCAGGGCTACATCCCCGGTACACCCTGAAGCGGGGGCGCCCCTTGCCTTCGTCGGCTGGCGCAATCGCAAGGGCTGGTTGGGCGACCAAGCGGACCAAGCAGTCACCTCGTAACTTCAGGACCTTGCAACGGCGTTTGGTACGCATCCAGGCATTGCCTACGATCTGGTGCTACCAATCGCGTTGCCGCCAACTCATCCACTTCACAGTCTGCTTCACATTCAATCATTTGACGCCTAGCAGGCTGCTGAAGAAGTCGGTTTCGGGCCAGATGCGCTGCTCCACACGGGTCCGGCTCGTCAATGAGAGGTTTTCGAGCGGTTTTCTGACGACCAGGGAGGCGCCCTGCGGCGGTTGCAGTCCCGTCCCCAGGCCCACCGGGGCGAACTGCTGCCCGGCAGGCGCGCGGCGTGTCAGGGGGGCATGAGTCGAGCCATGCGTGTCAGGTTGTAGGCGGCGGCGACGAAGTAGGCCCAGAGGCCCGTCCTCGCCTGGCCTCGGTAGCGTGTCTTCCTGAAGCCGCCCACCGTCTTCATCCAGCCGAATATCTCCTCGACTCGCTTTCTGGCGCGCTGGCTCAGCGCATAGCCCCCGTGGCGTGTGGTGCGTCCGTCGACGCGGCTGGCGCGGCGCACGTCGCGCGTCTGGGCAACATGGGGTGTCACCCCGCGCTCGCGCGTGGCATCCACGAAGCGCTGCACGTCGTATCCGGCATCCGCCCCCAGCGCCGTGGGCACCAGCCCCTTCTCTTTCTGCCGGTCGAGCATCCGCAACGAGCCCACCCACTCCGCTTCGCCCGTCGCCAACTCCACTGTGATGTCCGCCACCAGCCCGGTGCGGTTCTCCATCAGCACGCTGGCCGAGTAGGAGAGCTTCGCGCCGTTGCCTCCTTTGCGCGCCAGCCTCGACTCCGGGTCCGTCGTCGACTCGTGCGTGGCATTGCCGCGCTTCTCCCCGTGGAAGTTGACGGTAGGGTTGCCCTTGTCGTCCGGAGGCCCTTCATCCTTGTCTCGTAACCGTCCGGCGAACGATGTGCCGGATCGATTGAGGGCGGGCGAAGGGCGTGCTTGGCGAGCGGTGCGACGGATTAAGACGCGAGGCGTTGGGATGCGTCGGCTGCGCGCAGACGCTTCCATTCGTGCGGCAGCAGTTCGCCAATGCGGGCGTTCGGATGCGTCTGGACGCGCAGCAGCACGTCGGCGAGGTAGTCCTCGGGATTGACGCCGTTGGCCTCGCAGGTGGCGACGAGGGCGTAGAGGCCGGCGAGGTTCTCGCCCGCGGCTTCGTGGCCGACGAAGAGAAAGTTCTTCCTGCCCAGGGCCGCCTTTCTCAGCGCCGCCTCGCTGCGGTTGTTGTCCAAAGGCAGGCGCGCGTCGGAGACGAAACGGGTGAGGGCGTCCCACTGTTTTCGGGCGTAGGAGAGGGCCTGGCCCAGCGGCCCCTTGGGTGGGTGGAGCGGCGTCTGTTCCTCCAGCCAGGCGCGCA
The DNA window shown above is from Corallococcus soli and carries:
- a CDS encoding radical SAM/SPASM domain-containing protein codes for the protein MVKRRLDVGRADYHPAYVVWELTLACDQPCTHCGSRAGTARPGELGTQEALDVVTQLAAMRSREVVLIGGEAYLHPGFLDIIRALKAAGIRPGLTTGGRGITAELAARMAEAGLYAASVSIDGLEATHDIMRAARGSFASATAALGFLKAAGVRTAANTNLNRLNQGDLEGLYAHLRTQGIGAWQVQITAPLGRAADRPDLLLQPWDLVDLMPRIDRLKLHARQDRITVMPGNNLGYFGPEEARLRSVHADGRDHWQGCQAGRYVLGIESNGAVKGCPSLQSAHYVGGNLREAPLERIWSDAPQLAFTRTRTVEDLWGFCRTCPFAETCMAGCSFTAHALFGRPGNNPYCHYRAKARAAEGVRERLLPRAPAPGTPFDHGLFEIVEEPLDAPDPKPELKREYVKTKRWPRPAA
- a CDS encoding alpha/beta fold hydrolase, which gives rise to MPTTIATDGTPLHYRVLGDGPRTVVLVHGWMMSGAVWDAMLEKLDMTGLRMVVPDHRGTGASGRPASGFSLEQYAKDVLAVADHAGAKRFALVGHSMGGQIAKWVASEAPGRVSGLVLLNSVPASGLPLPPDAAGLFRTSAGDRQKQATILGLACKQLSPESLEGMLKDAGGVSKEAIEQCFDAWTAGGFADRLAAITAPTLVVATDDPFLPPLFLKQAVVALIQNARLTHLPGPGHYPQVERPAETAALVAAFLAGSSAQA
- a CDS encoding SAM-dependent methyltransferase, with the translated sequence MTDDARMGTAGAKRTVYCEDALAWLDARPVLEGCSVVASMPDVSEFPSLTLPQWKDWFVGAAARVLSRVPEDGVAVFYQSDVKKDGAWVDKGYLVSKAAEAAGCETLWHKVVCRRTPGTVTFGRPAYSHLLCFSRGLKADPAKSTADVLPEAGEVTWTRGMGLAACLVACRFILEQTRTRTVVDPFCGHGTALAVANALGLDAVGVELSRKRARRARNLQASWNGSRLVLLPGAGGGPAPDDAPDDSPDDA
- a CDS encoding transposase, producing the protein MEASARSRRIPTPRVLIRRTARQARPSPALNRSGTSFAGRLRDKDEGPPDDKGNPTVNFHGEKRGNATHESTTDPESRLARKGGNGAKLSYSASVLMENRTGLVADITVELATGEAEWVGSLRMLDRQKEKGLVPTALGADAGYDVQRFVDATRERGVTPHVAQTRDVRRASRVDGRTTRHGGYALSQRARKRVEEIFGWMKTVGGFRKTRYRGQARTGLWAYFVAAAYNLTRMARLMPP